A section of the Candidatus Tisiphia endosymbiont of Nedyus quadrimaculatus genome encodes:
- a CDS encoding PleD family two-component system response regulator, translated as MTANVLVVDDIESNVKLLEAKLLGEYYTVFTASNGKDALDVLALNRIDIVLLDAMMPNIDGFETCKRIKSNPYTIHIPVIMVTALSDTEDRIKGLEAGADEFLTKPIDDTALFARVRSLARMKAVIDELKLRNTTNAELGGDVIEIKDNFSDSKILLINDDIVQARNINKMLLSLTPNIKIISDINELEKDTEYTPDLVIISCQLEQGDPLRISVMLRSDAKFHDTVLILQAEEENTSIVIKGLELGINDYFTYPVDKNELLARIRTQLKRKHYQDTLRNDLELSVNLSIKDGLTGIFNRHYFDTHIKQMVKKSTDSKRPLCLLMCDIDHFKQVNDTYGHQAGDIVLKTIANVLKSIFRVTDLVARYGGEEFAILLNDITIDEAMYIAQRARTRVESIDFKVKTQKDPIKKTISIGVTEYKMGESISDFIERADKALYQAKEDGRNKVIRII; from the coding sequence ATGACAGCCAATGTACTAGTAGTTGATGATATAGAATCAAATGTTAAATTACTGGAAGCTAAACTTTTAGGAGAATATTACACAGTCTTTACTGCCAGTAACGGCAAAGATGCATTGGATGTTCTTGCCCTTAATAGAATTGATATTGTATTACTTGACGCCATGATGCCTAATATAGATGGATTTGAAACCTGCAAACGAATTAAGTCTAATCCTTACACTATTCATATACCAGTTATTATGGTTACGGCCCTTTCTGATACTGAGGATCGCATAAAAGGTCTTGAAGCTGGAGCTGATGAATTCTTAACCAAACCTATTGATGACACTGCTCTTTTTGCAAGGGTAAGATCTCTTGCTAGAATGAAGGCGGTTATTGATGAACTCAAACTTAGAAACACTACTAATGCTGAATTAGGTGGTGACGTTATAGAGATAAAAGATAATTTTTCAGATAGTAAAATACTTTTAATTAACGATGATATAGTGCAGGCAAGAAACATAAATAAAATGCTTCTAAGCCTTACCCCCAATATCAAAATAATATCTGATATCAATGAATTGGAGAAAGATACCGAATATACCCCGGATTTAGTAATTATCAGCTGCCAATTAGAGCAAGGAGATCCTTTAAGAATAAGCGTGATGTTACGGTCTGATGCTAAATTCCACGATACGGTACTCATATTACAAGCTGAAGAAGAAAATACATCGATAGTTATCAAAGGTTTAGAGCTGGGTATTAATGATTATTTTACATACCCAGTAGATAAAAACGAGCTATTAGCTAGAATCAGAACTCAATTGAAAAGAAAACATTACCAAGATACTTTACGCAATGATTTAGAGTTAAGCGTAAATTTGTCGATCAAAGATGGTTTGACAGGCATATTTAATCGTCATTATTTTGATACACACATAAAGCAAATGGTAAAAAAATCTACTGATAGTAAAAGACCTTTATGCTTACTTATGTGTGATATTGATCATTTTAAGCAAGTTAATGACACTTATGGTCATCAAGCAGGAGACATAGTGCTAAAAACCATTGCTAATGTTCTGAAGAGTATTTTTAGGGTTACAGACTTGGTTGCTAGATATGGTGGAGAGGAATTTGCTATCCTTTTAAATGACATAACGATTGACGAAGCTATGTATATAGCACAGCGTGCAAGAACAAGAGTGGAGTCTATCGATTTTAAAGTTAAAACGCAAAAAGATCCTATTAAGAAAACTATCTCCATAGGAGTAACTGAATATAAAATGGGGGAATCTATTAGTGATTTTATAGAACGTGCCGATAAAGCTCTGTATCAAGCAAAGGAGGACGGAAGAAATAAAGTGATAAGAATAATTTAG
- a CDS encoding RNA pyrophosphohydrolase, producing MKNETISKCYRELPYRPSVGMMIIDSTNRVFVGKRIDTKIPAWQMPQGGIDLGETPSVAALREMFEEIGCNKGYIIAESKYWYSYDVPKILIPKLWDGNFRGQKQKWFLIRFTGTNEDININTRNPEFEEWRWAKFDELLSIIIPFKRKLYKAVVKEFAPIVHDIVN from the coding sequence ATGAAAAATGAAACTATTTCTAAATGTTATCGTGAATTGCCATATAGACCAAGTGTAGGCATGATGATAATAGATAGTACTAATAGAGTATTTGTTGGTAAAAGAATAGATACTAAAATACCAGCTTGGCAAATGCCTCAAGGTGGTATAGATTTGGGAGAAACGCCCAGTGTTGCTGCCCTTAGAGAAATGTTCGAAGAGATAGGTTGTAATAAAGGTTATATTATTGCAGAAAGCAAATATTGGTATAGTTATGATGTACCTAAAATTTTAATACCTAAATTATGGGATGGTAATTTCCGAGGCCAAAAACAAAAATGGTTTCTAATTAGGTTTACTGGTACTAACGAAGATATTAATATTAATACTCGTAACCCAGAGTTTGAGGAATGGCGTTGGGCTAAGTTTGATGAGTTATTGTCAATTATAATTCCCTTTAAACGCAAGCTTTATAAAGCTGTAGTTAAGGAATTTGCCCCTATCGTTCATGATATAGTCAATTGA
- a CDS encoding IS110 family transposase — protein sequence MKDINILGIDLAKTIFHIVALNKDGEKILAKKLHREEFEDYILTNIPKNSLLVMEACGSCHYWSNKFMESGFTVKLLKPCDVKAFAKTRQKNDTNDALAIARAGKDPELKSVRIKNISQQEISWLHKRRQHIIRQRVQYSNGLMSDLLEFGYYIKMSKSKFAREALNIVEDAKNAGVISERMYKEMKVIAEEIATLLIQESAIDKQLIAINKESETATLLKTIPGIGEINANILSIAAYENYDDCRSFAASLGLVPKQNSTGGKTSLGSITKKGDRYVRTMLIQGARSIAIRAKIQKDPTDHLVLWAKKLLGRMSFNKAAVAIANKLARIAYVCVTRKCAYA from the coding sequence ATGAAAGATATTAACATACTAGGCATTGATTTAGCAAAAACAATTTTTCATATTGTTGCATTAAATAAAGATGGTGAAAAAATATTAGCTAAAAAATTACACAGAGAAGAATTTGAAGACTACATTTTAACAAACATTCCCAAGAATAGTTTATTGGTAATGGAAGCATGTGGCAGTTGTCATTATTGGAGCAATAAGTTTATGGAATCAGGTTTTACAGTAAAATTACTTAAACCATGTGATGTAAAAGCTTTTGCAAAAACTCGGCAAAAAAATGATACAAATGATGCTTTGGCAATAGCAAGAGCAGGAAAAGATCCGGAGTTAAAATCGGTTCGTATAAAAAATATATCACAACAAGAGATTAGTTGGTTACATAAACGTCGGCAACATATTATTAGACAAAGAGTACAATATAGTAATGGTTTAATGAGTGATTTACTTGAATTTGGTTATTACATAAAAATGAGTAAATCTAAATTTGCCCGTGAGGCATTAAATATAGTAGAAGATGCCAAAAATGCTGGTGTGATTTCAGAGAGAATGTATAAGGAAATGAAGGTAATAGCTGAAGAAATTGCTACGTTATTAATACAAGAATCAGCAATAGATAAACAGCTAATAGCAATAAATAAAGAATCTGAAACAGCTACTTTATTAAAAACAATACCAGGTATTGGAGAAATTAATGCTAATATACTAAGCATAGCAGCTTATGAAAATTATGATGATTGTCGAAGTTTTGCTGCAAGTTTGGGATTAGTGCCTAAGCAAAATAGCACAGGTGGTAAAACAAGTCTTGGATCTATCACTAAGAAAGGAGATAGATATGTTAGAACTATGCTGATACAAGGAGCAAGGTCTATTGCAATCAGAGCAAAAATACAAAAGGACCCCACTGATCATTTAGTGCTATGGGCAAAAAAATTGTTGGGAAGGATGAGCTTTAATAAGGCTGCTGTGGCAATAGCAAACAAATTAGCTAGAATAGCGTATGTATGTGTTACAAGAAAATGTGCATATGCTTGA